From the genome of Colletotrichum higginsianum IMI 349063 chromosome 4, whole genome shotgun sequence, one region includes:
- a CDS encoding Peptidyl-prolyl cis-trans isomerase, with amino-acid sequence MQGLLLSLGLLASSAVSFVAAADVKIDVTQEVECDRKSKNGDKLTMHYRGTLQSNGQQFDASYDRGTPFSFKIGSGQVIKGWEQGLLDMCIGEKRTLTIPPELGYGPRGMGPIPGGSILVFETELVGIDGVPKPEKIIIKASEAASEAVESATEGVAEKVASKVAEAADVVKTIVADSDSDGQEHNEL; translated from the exons ATGCAGggtctccttctctctctcggccTTCTGGCCTCCTCCGCTGTCAGCttcgtcgctgccgccgatgtcAAGATCGACGTCACCCAGGAGGTCGAGTGCGACCGCAAGTCCAAGAATGGCGACAAGCTCACCATGCACTACCGTGGTACCTTGCAGTCCAATGGCCAGCAGTTCGATGCCA GCTACGACCGCGGAACCCCTTTCAGCTTCAAGATTGGCAGCGGCCAGGTCATCAAGGG ATGGGAGCAGGGTCTGCTGGACATGTGCATTGGCGAGAAGAG AACCCTGACCATCCCCCCTGAGCTCGGATACGGACCCCGCGGCATGGGACCCATTCCCGGCGGCTCGATCCTTG TTTTCGAGACCGAGCTggtcggcatcgacggcgtTCCCAAGCCCGAGAAGATCATCATCAAGGCGTCCGAGGCTGCCAGCGAGGCTGTTGAGTCCGCCACCGAGGGCGTTGCCGAGAAGGTCGCCAgcaaggtcgccgaggccgccgacgtcgtcaagaCCATTGTCGCTGACTCCGACTCGGACGGCCAGGAGCACAACGAGCTCTAA
- a CDS encoding Serine kinase encodes MTHIAGIISSGMRRLRSALSRSVKTAQSPRAIHEESIARYRPGGYHPVRIGDVFNNGKYKIVSKLGYGVYSTVRLACNQETKRHVALKVLTADSFGNGNDTFELETLMRLKPCTASPMSPPGAAHVLGLLDQFEHRGPHGNHVCLVFKAMGPDLSRFRRLFPDLRLPPPLVKSVSRQLLLALAHLHDTCQVTHGLVTARGARRGPSAVSVYPPSLIMRLTEDSDIKPTNILIESPAINDMFENVPSEAFSPQDPPLPPPQDFYMRSTQVTSREEDLARSTELSVRLTDFGTSNRFDKHLTEWIQPDMLRAPEVILGAEWDRKVDIWNLGLIIWELAQSRLLFDGTWAPRDSYTPEAHLAQMTAVLGAFPERLLARSKNRDLYIDSEGNLTKPSTFPPVSLEQFSKNPNISASDRTGFLELVTAMTRIDPEERPDAQTLLEADWLKQA; translated from the exons ATGACGCACATCGCAGGCATCATCAGTTCCGGCATGAGGCGGCTAAGATCTGCTCTAAGCCGGTCCGTCAAAACGGCGCAGTCCCCGCGCGCCATCCACGAAGAGAGCATCGCGCGATATCGCCCCGGAGGCTACCACCCCGTCCGGATCGGTGATGTCTTCAACAATGGCAAGTACAAGATCGTCAGTAAGCTCGGCTACGGTGTTTATTCCACGGTGCGGCTTGCATGTAACCAAGA GACGAAGCGGCATGTCGCCCTCAAAGTACTCACCGCCGACTCGTTTGGCAACGGGAACGACACGTTCGAGCTGGAAACCCTCATGCGCCTGAAACCCTGTACCGCATCGCCCATGTCGCCACCAGGGGCAGCCCATGTTCTCGGGCTTCTTGACCAGTTTGAGCATCGCGGACCCCATGGAAACCATGTCTGCCTCGTCTTCAAGGCCATGGGGCCGGATCTGTCCCGATTTCGAAGGCTCTTCCCGGATCtgaggctgccgccgcccctggTCAAGAGCGTCTCGAGACAACTTCTCCTCGCTCTTGCCCATCTTCACGACACATGCCAGGTTACACACGGGTTAGTGACAGCCCGCGGGGCCCGTCGAGGGCCTTCCGCGGTCTCTGTTTATCCGCCCTCCTTGATTATGAGACTGACGGAAGACTCAGACATCAAGCCGACAAACATCCTCATCGAAAGCCCCGCCATCAACGACATGTTTGAAAACGTACCCTCGGAGGCTTTCTCGCCGCAAGACCccccgttgccgccgccgcaagaCTTCTACATGAGGTCGACACAGGTTACGTCACGCGAAGAGGATCTCGCCCGGTCTACCGAGCTTTCTGTGCGGCTCACTGATTTTGGCACATCTAA TCGGTTCGACAAGCACCTGACGGAATGGATTCAGCCTGATATGCTCCGCGCCCCCGAGGTGATACTCGGAGCCGAATGGGATCGCAAGGTCGACATTTGGAATCTCGGGCTAATA ATATGGGAGCTTGCCCAAAGTCGCCTGCTTTTCGACGGGACGTGGGCGCCGCGAGACTCCTATACGCCCGAGGCACACCTAGCGCAAATGACGGCGGTCCTGGGTGCTTTCCCGGAACGATTGCTGGCTCGGTCGAAGAACCGTGACCTGTACATCGACAGCGAAG GCAATCTCACGAAGCCCTCGACTTTCCCGCCCGTCTCGTTGGAGCAGTTTTCCAAGAATCCCAACATCTCGGCGTCCGATAGGACGGGTTTCCTGGAACTGGTcacggcgatgacgaggatcgATCCGGAAGAACGCCCAGATGCCCAGACACTCCTGGAAGCTGACTGGCTCAAGCAGGCATGA
- a CDS encoding FAD binding domain-containing protein, whose product MSSAHSYAKASFAQRQPYRLENDSGPDEQNSKESWEEDSSDADSLDSVEDENGDSPQDANVFRGVNKPKSSDVFIAVMGATGSGKSSFISLCCGKALKVGHDLNPSTSTIDVYAYEISPDQTVYLIDTPGFHDMERSDTEVLREIVDWLRKSYKASILLHGIIYIHRIMQIRLQSSARKNILLFKELCGDEALKNVILVTSMWDKLSRSQVSDAKAREKQLVETDWGFMVSKGSTVHRHRNTADSARAIVDRLVNSKGGRPMTLDAQKPMTDMKQTLEETAAGRELDAAVAKERRKWERGMQDTQEQMREFMRARDEETKQVLCEMKKEDAQRPTHEDRRAQEKEWQRELREMRETQEQMREAMGAQEKESQQALREMREEYNQRLARLERDKERMQVDIELLRGQLS is encoded by the exons ATGTCTTCAGCGCACTCCTATGCCAAGGCGTCATTTGCGCAACGCCAGCCATACCGGCTTGAGAACGACTCGGGGCCGGATGAGCAAAACAGTAAGGAAAGCTGGGAGG AAGATTCGTCGGACGCTGACTCGCTCGACTCAGTGGAGGACGAGAATGGCGACTCGCCGCAGGATGCCAATGTCTTCCGAGGCGTAAACAAACCAAA ATCTTCCGATGTTTTCATCGCTGTCATGGGCGCTACAGGCTCTGGCAAGAGCTCCTTCATTTCTCTCTGCTGTGGAAAGGCCTTGAAAGTAGGCCATGATCTGAACCCTA GTACAAGCACGATTGACGTATATGCGTACGAAATCTCGCCCGACCAGACCGTCTACTTGATTGACACGCCCGGCTTCCATGACATGGAGCGCAGCGACACCGAGGTCCTGCGAGAGATTGTTGACTGGCTGAGAAAGTCGTACAAGGCCAgcatcctcctccacggAATTATATATATTCATCGTATTATGCAGATTCGTCTGCAGAGCTCCGCAAGAAAGAACATCCTCTTATTCAAAGAGCTCTGCGGTGACGAGGCCCTCAAAAATGTTATTCTCGTCACGTCCATGTGGGACAAGCTATCACGGTCCCAGGTGTCCGATGCCAAGGCCCGCGAGAAGCAGCTCGTCGAAACGGACTGGGGGTTCATGGTGTCCAAGGGCAGCACGGTGCACCGCCACCGCAACACGGCCGACTCGGCGCGGGCAATcgtcgaccgcctcgtcAACAGCAAGGGAGGCCGCCCCATGACGCTTGATGCCCAGAAGCCGATGACCGACATGAAGCAGACGCtggaggagacggccgccgggcgcgagctcgatgccgccgtcgccaaggagCGCAGGAAGTGGGAGCGGGGGATGCAAGACACGCAGGAGCAGATGCGCGAGTTTATGCGCGCGCGAGACGAGGAAACGAAGCAGGTGTTGTgcgagatgaagaaggaagacgcCCAACGGCCGACACATGAGGACAGGAGGGCCCAGGAGAAGGAATGGCAGCGGGAATTGCGTGAGATGCGGGAAACGCAAGAGCAGATGCGCGAGGCCATGGGGGCCCAGGAGAAGGAGTCGCAGCAGGCATTGCGTGAGATGAGGGAGGAATACAACCAACGGCTGGCACGCCTGGAGAGGGACAAGGAGCGCATGCAGGTCGATATAGAACTGCTCCGTGGGCAGCTGTCGTGA
- a CDS encoding Vitamin H transporter, whose protein sequence is MATTAPTTVTEENHPRHDDFTGSAGRPVVKDAAVPAVAASTVMEEAGETENEPRKRSLWIAWLYMFDWYPSHLSKEESHFLRKLDAFLLTFCSVAFFLKWLDSSNINSAYVSGMKEELKLYGNEYSLFQTFYNVGYIICQVPAMLILSRPKYSRYFLPTMEVLWSILTFAQCKLQTAPQIYGTRFLLGVLETPVASGSLFILSSWYKPEELFKRAGLWYVSNNFGVILGGYLQSAAYTNLNGVGGMAGWRWLFIIDGCISLPLSVMGYFIFPGMPTSGKPWWLSQSEYELGQRRMRDEGVEEPKKITAQMLRRLFCHWHWYVGVLAYVLFLSGAYPHGQMSLWLKWQADKWGTYTVPQINTIPTGAQGVSVIAAVLATSLCMVYPTWAIFQVVMAIFMFANICQMIWFIPHGLHFTAYYLFGVSAAVTPILVPTVNYWMKDSAEARAFCTGSMLTFGFAVSSFYPIVVFPVIESPRWKKGYIVNFFFILGCWFFLSLGFFLIRREEKRQKESRALLDEEHLKGGDVKHVD, encoded by the exons ATGGCCACAACGGCCCCCACGACGGTGACGGAGGAGAACCACCCTCGACATGACGACTTTACGGGCTCGGCTGGACGCCCCGTTGTCAAGGACGCGGCCGTCCCAGCCGTCGCGGCTTCGACCGTCATggaagaggccggcgagaccGAGAACGAGCCGCGGAAGAGATCTCTCTGGATAGCATGGCTGTACATGTTCGACTGGTATCCCTCGCACTTGTCCAAGGAGGAGTCCCATTTCCTGAGGAAGCTGGACGCGTTCCTCCTGACCTTTTGCAGTGTG GCATTCTTCCTGAAGTGGCTCGATTCTTCCAACATCAACAGCGCATACGTCTCCGGAATGAAGGAGGAACTGAAGCTCTACGGAAATGA ATACTCGCTCTTCCAGACCTTCTACAACGTCGGCTACATCATCTGCCAGGTCCCGGCCATGCTCATCCTGTCCCGGCCAAAGTACTCGAGGTACTTCCTGCCCACCATGGAGGTGCTCTGGAGCATCTTGACGTTTGCGCAGTGCAAGCTGCAGACCGCGCCCCAGATCTACGGCACCCGCTTCCTCCTGGGCGTCCTCGAGACGCCCGTGGCCTCGGGCTCGCTGTTCATCCTCTCGTCGTGGTACAAGCCCGAGGAGCTGTTCAAGCGCGCGGGCTTGTGGTATGT ATCCAATAACTTTGGCGTCATCCTCGGAGGCTACCTGCAGTCGGCCGCCTACACCAACCTGAACGGCGTGGGCGGCATGGCCGGGTGGCGCTGGCTGTTCATAATAGACGGCTGCATCAGCCTGCCGCTCTCCGTCATGGGCTACTTCATCTTCCCCGGCATGCCGACCAGCGGCAAGCCCTGGTGGCTCTCCCAGAGCGAGTACGAGCTCGGCCAGCGCCGCATgcgcgacgagggcgtcgaggagcccAAGAAGATCACGGCCCAGATgctccgccgcctcttcTGCCACTGGCACTGGTACGTCGGCGTGCTCGCCTacgtcctcttcctctcggGCGCCTACCCCCACGGCCAGATGAGCCTCTGGCTCAAGTGGCAGGCCGACAAATGGGGCACCTACACCGTCCCGCAGATCAACACCATCCCCACCGGCGCCCAGGGCGtctccgtcatcgccgccgtgctggccACCTCCCTGTGCATGGTCTACCCGACCTGGGCCATCTTCCAGGTCGTCATGGCCATCTTCATGTTCGCCAACATCTGCCAGATGATCTGGTTCATCCCGCACGGCCTGCACTTCACCGCCTACTATCTCTTCGGCGTGAGCGCCGCCGTGACGCCCATCCTCGTCCCCACCGTGAACTACTGGATGAAGgactcggccgaggcgcgcgcCTTTTGCACGGGCAGCATGCTG ACCTTTGGCTTCGCCGTCTCGTCCTTCTACCCCATCGTCGTGTTCCCCGTCATCGAAAGCCCTCGCTGGAAGAAAGGGTATATTGTGAATTTCTTTTTTATTTTGGGCTGCTGGTTCTTTCTGTCACTGGGCTTCTTCCTGATTCGCAGGGAGGAGAAGCGTCAGAAAGAGAGCAGGGCACTGTTGGACGAAGAGCACCTGAAGGGCGGTGATGTCAAGCACGTCGATTAG
- a CDS encoding Fungal specific transcription factor — protein MDLTASASGSGPQSQDGTSENDIPSCQGCRRRKLRCSRDQPVCSHCKRLDSPCVYDLKKNKPGIKPGAVESLNRRVELTTLAARFAEVLENALLQKSHGERGFPGSHGHDDESGGHAPAESQNVVGILSLLARELHKLNSKNRLNSQAGTPEGGADHAVLSPATSSSSRRHTVDGIEVVAHPHNQPRKRRRVDSCGNPNIDLAYPLEDLENITTSLPPPDLLEDVINVYFNIIQPWIPILHETQFRRRVHDPEQLPRLVVVLHAMVVAALRYVDSPETRPSAQEVERRALRSRNIVILNAMDQLSVENLQALVILAFNDIGNGDASKAWSVVGSLTRTVEYLQLSIESDHQDKEPLLKPLPSIPPPQNWTEEEERRRVFWNIFNLDRFCSVTTGWNTSLTSDDVHRRLPADGGLWHKEEPVITPFFGIWDRSAAKMGNSIAFLPVHYPSPEQTAEAPPQTPVSASSHKGPNTVDMTTVGAFAYCIEATESLSRVTTYFLQQKINFQDRGEVSSWLTRFKELDLRLVHWKMFLPQKWKDSNISRQPALINMDPNLTLAHVTHNTSMILLHQRIAYPEARWSGIVKLPSFCSAETCQEAAVETTTITRKYLKYTPENSPATSQFAFCVFISARVLLVHWRYYDAELAPEFWILVDSMEEMARRWVGPVLREKNGRCLAGKYAAQLRELHRKCEADPRFNVDVLGYSSGIGGQGQGQGQGQEYSPVAQTPAFSHQQGNALFAQPSSSSSSSRMAPPPTSSPMVPSQTAAVPQRRHSQPIFPNQQQQQQQQQQQQQQQPPGQLRQGPMMGPMGSPMPMSTGFAPRDPDAPDELSAISHMLMDQRFMEMDRIISFDDMMFTAQTANNGNNASMPVNGWGHVDGSRMG, from the exons ATGGATCTGACcgcgtcggcctcgggctcggggcCCCAGTCCCAGGACGGCACGTCAGAGAACGACATCCCCTCGTGCCAaggctgccgacgccgcaAGCTGCGGTGCTCGCGCGACCAACCCGTCTGCTCTCATTGCAAGCGGCTGG ACTCACCATGTGTCTATGAcctgaagaagaacaagcCGGGCATCAAGCCCGGAGCGGTCGAGAGTCTCAACCGCAGAGTCG AACTGACAACGTTGGCGGCGCGCTTTGCAGAGGTCCTCGAGAACGCTCTGCTGCAAAAGTCCCACGGGGAGAGGGGCTTCCCCGGCTCCCACGGCCATGACGACGAGTCCGGCGGCCACGCGCCGGCAGAGTCCCAGAACGTCGTCGGGATTCTCTCCCTGTTGGCCCGGGAGCTGCACAAGCTCAACTCCAAGAACAGGCTGAACTCGCAGGCCGGCACGCCCGAAGGAGGTGCCGACCATGCCGTCctctcgccggcgacgtccaGCTCGTCCCGGCGACACACCGTGGACGGCATCGAAGTCGTCGCGCATCCCCACAACcagccgaggaagaggcggagGGTAGACAGCTGCGGGAACCCCAACATCGACCTCGCGTACCCCCTAGAGGACTTGGAAAACATCACGACGAGCCTGCCGCCCCCGGACCTCTTGGAGGACGTCATCAACGTCTACTTCAACATCATCCAGCCGTGGATCCCGATCCTCCACGAGACCCAGTTCCGGAGACGGGTGCATGACCCGGAACAGCTCCCGCGGCTCGTCGTGGTGCTGCACGCCATGGTCGTCGCGGCCCTCCGATACGTCGACAGCCCTGAGACGCGTCCCTCGGCCCAGGAAGTCGAGCGGCGGGCCCTGCGGTCGAGGAACATTGTCATCCTCAACGCCATGGACCAGCTCTCCGTCGAGAACCTGCAGGCTCTGGTCATCCTGGCATTCAACGAT ATTGGAAACGGCGATGCCTCCAAGGCCTGGTCAGTTGTCGGGTCTCTGACGCGAACGGTTGAGTACCTTCAACTGAGCATCGAGTCCGATCACCAAGACAAAGAGCCCCTGCTGAAGCCGTTGCCTTCGATTCCTCCTCCGCAGAACTGgactgaagaagaagaacggcgTCGTGTGTTTTGGAACATCTTCAACTTGGACAG GTTCTGCTCCGTAACTACAGG GTGGAACACCAGTTTGACATCCGACGACGTCCACCGCAGACTCCCAGCCGACGGCGGGCTGTGGCACAAAGAAGAGCCCGTCATCACGCCCTTCTTCGGCATCTGGGACCGCTCGGCGGCCAAAATGGGCAACTCGATCGCCTTCCTGCCCGTACACTACCCGAGCCCGGAGCAAACGGCcgaggcgccgccgcagacgCCGGTCAGCGCCAGCTCCCACAAGGGGCCGAACACGGTCGACATGACGACCGTCGGGGCCTTTGCCTACTGTATCGAGGCGACGGAGAGCCTCAGCAGGGTCACGACGTATTTCTTGCAGCAGAAGATCAACTTCCAGGACAGAGGCGAGGTCTCTAGCTGGCTGACGAGATTCAAGGAGCTGGACCTGCGTCTAGTACA TTGGAAAATGTTTCTGCCGCAAAAGTGGAAGGACTCCAACATCTCGCGCCAGCCGGCCCTCATCAACATGGACCCCAACCTGACGCTCGCCCACGTCACCCACAACACGTCCATGATCCTGCTTCACCAGCGCATCGCCTACCCGGAAGCCCGGTGGTCCGGCATCGTCAAGCTGCCCAGCTTCTGCAGCGCCGAGACGTGCCAGGAGGCCGCCGTggagacgacgaccatcACGCGCAAGTACCTCAAGTACACGCCCGAGAACAGCCCGGCGACCAGCCAGTTCGCCTTCTGCGTCTTTATCAGCGCGAGAGTGCTCCTCG TCCACTGGCGGTActacgacgccgagctcgccccCGAGTTCTGGATCCTCGTCGACAGcatggaggagatggcccGGCGGTGGGTCGGCCCCGTCCTCCGCGAGAAGAACGGCCGGTGCCTCGCCGGGAAGTACGCCGCCCAGCTCCGCGAGCTGCACCGCAAGTGCGAGGCGGACCCGAGGTTCAACGTCGATGTGCTGGGGTATTCGAGCGGCATCGGCGGTCAGGGccagggccagggccagGGTCAAGAATACAGTCCCGTCGCCCAGACGCCGGCCTTCAGCCACCAACAGGGCAACGCTCTGTTCGCCcagccctcctcctcctcctcctccagcaggatggcgccgcctcctACGTCGAGCCCGATGGTGCCGAGCCAGACCGCGGCCGTCCCCCAACGAAGACATTCCCAGCCCATCTTCCCGaatcaacaacaacaacaacaacaacagcagcagcaacagcaacaacaacctcCTGGTCAATTGCGGCAGGGCCCGATGATGGGGCCCATGGGCTCGCCCATGCCGATGTCGACCGGCTTCGCGCCTCGGGACCCGGACGCCCCCGATGAGCTGTCCGCTATCTCGCACATGCTGATGGACCAGCGGTTCATGGAGATGGACCGCATCATCAGCTTCGACGACATGATGTTCACGGCGCAGACGGCGAACAATGGGAACAACGCCTCGATGCCGGTGAACGGATGGGGCCACGTCGACGGCTCGCGGATGGGATAA
- a CDS encoding Unsaturated glucuronyl hydrolase — translation MSHLNLTSPGSTLADGLSATTNAAYAESDSTTELNADSDTSISETGGLSDPGSRRKMGHSKPIREQVGGLYEENVTAKIFRTAANALVGNNPPTAYPEYVLQTGPDAGKYILREASFWTCGFFPGSIYSLIERLVKFPQTMPGGEDKAALLSKLWSLGAAWSEPLHATARRTDTHDMSFMIQPSMRVRWEVAQDRRALEAIVTAARALRTRYNATVGAIRSWDALTQHGVDITSLTDDFLVIIDSMCNLDLLYYAAAHTGDADLAEAATTHARTLMAANLRPETDPRGVVQGKLYSTIHVVNFDPKDGGVKERRTGQGYAVESTWARGQAWAILGYAQTFLWTGDAEFLDVARGLAEYFILRLETSPDSVEFPVEGGGEGGERRTKGRYVPLWDFDAPIENEAFPLRDSSAGVIAANGMLVLSQALAGRGRAAESARFRDMAVRIVADTLDFSLAAEKAEFVFGDGDIGTRDVEEGRTFDAVLKNATANHNARDHKRYWDHGLVYGDYYLIEFGNRLLKMGLV, via the exons aTGTCACACCTCAACCTCACCAGCCCCGGCTCAACCCTTGCGGACGGACTCTCGGCCACCACAAACGCTGCCTACGCCGAGTCGGACAGCACGACAGAGCTCAACGCTGATAGCGACACCAGCATCTCAGAAACCGGTGGCCTGTCTGACCCTGGTTCCCGGCGCAAGATGGGACATTCGAAGCCCATCAGGGAGCAAGTAGGCGGGCTGTACGAAGAGAATGTCACGGCCAAGATCTTCCGGACCGCCGCCAATGCTCTGGTTGGAAAT AACCCCCCAACGGCGTACCCGGAGTACGTGCTGCAGACGGGGCCGGACGCCGGCAAGTACATCCTGCGGGAGGCCTCGTTCTGGACCTGCGGCTTCTTCCCGGGGAGCATCTACTCCCTCATCGAGAGGCTCGTCAAGTTCCCGCAGACCATGCCGGGCGGGGAAGACAAGGCGGCCCTGCTCTCGAAGCTGTGgtccctcggcgccgcgtGGTCGGAGCCGCTCCACGCGACGGCCAGGCGGACGGACACGCACGACATGTCGTTCATGATCCAGCCCTCGATGAGGGTCCGGTGGGAGGTCGCGCAGGACCGGCGGGCGCTGGAGGCCATCGTGACGGCCGCCCGGGCGCTGCGCACGCGGTACaacgccaccgtcggcgcgATCCGGTCGTGGGACGCGCTGACGCAGCACGGGGTCGACATCACGAGCCTCACGGACgacttcctcgtcatcatcgactcCATGTGcaacctcgacctgctcTACTACGCGGCGGCGCAcacgggcgacgccgacctcgccgaggcggccacGACGCACGCCAGGACGCTGATGGCGGCGAACCTGCGGCCCGAGACGGACCCCCGGGGCGTCGTTCAAGGGAAGCTGTACAGCACCATCCACGTCGTCAACTTCGACcccaaggacggcggcgtcaaggagCGGCGGACGGGGCAGGGCTACGCCGTCGAGTCGACGTGGGCGCGGGGCCAGGCGTGGGCGATCCTCGGCTACGCGCAGACGTTCCTGTGgaccggcgacgccgagttcctcgacgtcgcccgcggGCTGGCCGAGTACTTTATCCTACGGCTCGAGACGTCGCCCGACTCGGTCGAGTTCcccgtcgagggcggcggcgagggcggcgagcgcAGGACGAAGGGCCGGTACGTGCCGCTCTGGGACTTTGACGCGCCCATCGAGAACGAGGCGTTCCCGCTGCGGGACTCGTCCGCgggcgtcatcgccgccaacggcatGCTGGTCCTCTCGCAGGCGCTGGCCGGGCGGGGTCGCGCGGCCGAGAGCGCCCGGTTCCGGGACATGGCCGTCCGTATCGTCGCGGACACGCTGGACTtctcgctggcggcggagaaggccGAGTTCGTCTTCGGTGACGGCGACATCGGCACCAGGGACGTTGAGGAGGGCCGCACgttcgacgccgtcctgAAGAACGCGACGGCGAACCACAACGCGCGCGACCACAAGCGGTACTGGGACCACGGCTTGGTCTACGGGGACTACTACTTGATTGAGTTTGGCAACAGGTTGCTGAAGATGGGGCTGGTGTAA
- a CDS encoding Short-chain dehydrogenase encodes MSRYADTHVDPQGPGDARPTALQVVQDEGLLGDKLAGKIVLVTGANSGIGVETSRAIHATGATLFVTARDAAKAQLAVDSIKNGPGPKSGAPIHAIELRLDSLASVRAAAKDFLAKSGGKLNILILNAGVMATPEGKTEDGFETQFGTNHLGHFLLFQLLKPALLAASTPEFQSRVVSVSSMAHRFGNVRLDDFNFEKDPYDPWAAYGQSKTANILFANEVERRYGSKGVHALSLHPGIIQTNLSQYLPPDRIEEIAKDEALKKNMKSVPQGAATTVYAALSKEWEGRPGRYLSDLVEQGPADMASQKEAGHAPWVYDEAAAKELWEKSNKLVGFVEE; translated from the coding sequence ATGTCCAGATACGCCGATACCCACGTCGACCCCCAGGGCCCCGGAGATGCGCGTCCCACGGCCCTCCAGGTCGTCCAAGAcgagggcctgctgggcgaCAAGCTCGCCGGCAAGATCGTCCTCGTGACGGGCGCGAACTCGGGCATTGGCGTCGAGACGTCCCGCGCCATCCACGCCACCGGCGCCACCCTCTTCGTCACGGCCAGAGATGCGGCCAAGGCCCAGCTGGCCGTGGACAGCATCAAGAACGGTCCCGGGCCCAAGTCCGGCGCGCCGATCCACGCCATCGAGCTCCGTCTGGACTCCCTGGCCTCCGTGCGCGCAGCCGCAAAGGACTTCCTTGCCAAGAGTGGCGGAAAACTGAACATCCTGatcctcaacgccggcgtcatgGCCACGCCGGAGGGGAAGACGGAAGACGGGTTCGAGACGCAGTTCGGCACCAACCACCTGGGtcacttcctcctcttccagcTGTTGAAGCCGGCGCTCCTCGCTGCCAGCACGCCCGAGTTCCAGTCCCGGGTGGTCTCCGTCTCGTCCATGGCCCACCGTTTTGGCAACGTCCGCCTGGACGACTTCAACTTCGAAAAGGACCCCTACGACCCCTGGGCCGCGTACGGGCAGTCCAAGACGGCCAACATCCTCTTTGCGAACGAGGTCGAGAGGCGGTACGGGTCAAAGGGCGTGCACGCCCTCTCGCTGCACCCGGGCATCATCCAGACCAACCTTTCCCAGTACCTGCCCCCCGATCGGATCGAGGAAATCGCCAAGGACGAGGCGCTGAAGAAGAACATGAAGAGCGTCCCCCAGGGCGCGGCGACGACCGTCTACGCCGCCCTGAGCAAGGAGTGGGAGGGCCGCCCGGGCAGGTACCTcagcgacctcgtcgagcagggccCGGCCGACATGGCGTCGCAGAAGGAGGCGGGCCATGCCCCGTGGGTGtacgacgaggccgccgccaaggagctctGGGAGAAGTCGAACAAGTTGGTGGGCTTCGTGGAAGAGTGA
- a CDS encoding Short-chain oxidoreductase, translated as MASLVWLITGSSTGFGAEFVKALLAAGDKVIATARNTASIEHYRKAGATILQLDLTSSQADFDKLAEQAIGIHGGVDVVVNNAGYPHFGTIEDDTVENWTKVFQTHVFGPLGVARAFLPHFRSKRNGNFVFMGSIAAWGGLPAVGAYCSSKAALRAAVESLDLEAKPFGIKTLLVEPGYFRTQFLNDKAVFVDTKFDDYRPLVDNLYPQVKGVHQNQPGDPAKGVARIVDLVRSGAAGGELPASLALGDDALDTIRKKCNATLELLDKWADKSSNTSF; from the exons ATGGCTTCTCTCGTCTGGCTCATCACCGGGAGCTCTACCGGGTTCGGGGCCGAGTTCGTAAAGGCGCTGCTCGCGGCGGGTGACAAGGTCATCGCTACGGCGCGCAACACCGCCAGCATCGAGCACTATCGAAAGGCGGGGGCAACTATCCTCCAGCTGGACCTGACCTCGAGCCAGGCCGACTTTGACAAGCTGGCCGAGCAAGCCATCGGTATCCATGGcggagtcgacgtcgttgtGAACAACGCCGGGTACCCTCACTTCGGCAccatcgaggacgacac CGTCGAAAACTGGACCAAGGTGTTTCAGACTCATGTCTTTGGTCCTCTGGGGGTAGCGCGAGCTTTCCTGCCGCATTTCCGGTCCAAGAGAAACGGGAACTTTGTCTTCATGGGGTCCATCGCGGCGTGGGGCGGTCTGCCCGCGGTGGGAGCGTATTGCAGCTCGAAAGCAGCTCTCCGAG CCGCCGTCGAAAGTCTCGACCTGGAAGCGAAGCCTTTCGGAATCAAGACTCTCCTGGTCGAGCCCGGTTACTTCCGGACCCAGTTCCTCAACGACAAGGCCGTCTTTGTGGacaccaagtttgacgacTACAGGCCCCTTGTGGACAACCTGTACCCGCAAGTCAAAGGGGTCCATCAGAACCAGCCCGGCGACCCCGCCAAGGGCGTGGCGCGCATCGTCGACCTGGTCAGGTCCGGGGCCGCGGGAGGAGAGCTCCCCGCCAGTCTGgccctgggcgacgacgccctcgacacGATCCGGAAGAAGTGTAACGCCACGCTGGAGTTGCTGGACAAGTGGGCCGACAAGTCGTCCAACACGTCGTTTTGA